From Corvus cornix cornix isolate S_Up_H32 chromosome 17, ASM73873v5, whole genome shotgun sequence, the proteins below share one genomic window:
- the LOC120410924 gene encoding pre-B-cell leukemia transcription factor 3-like, with protein MDDQSRMLQTLAGVNLAGHSVQGGMALPPPHGHEGADGDGRKQDIGDILHQIMTITDQSLDEAQAKKHALNCHRMKPALFSVLCEIKEKTGTGRPRRRRRSHLSAPASRRAGPGRPSRRRRGRGPGRGSPAGPGALGGS; from the exons ATGGACGATCAGTCCAGGATGCTGCAGACTCTGGCCGGCGTGAACCTGGCCGGGCACTCGGTGCAGGGGGGCATGGCCCTGCCGCCTCCCCACGGACACGAAGGGGCTGACGGCGACGGCAGGAAGCAGGACATCGGCGACATCCTCCATCAGATCATGACCATCACTGACCAAAGCCTGGATGAGGCACAAGCAAA GAAACACGCCCTGAACTGCCACAGGATGAAGCCGGCCCTGTTCAGCGTCCTCTGtgaaatcaaggaaaaaacaggtacgggccgcccgcgccgccgccgccgcagccaTCTTAGCGCTCCTGCCTCGCGGCGCGCCGGGCCCGGGCGCCCCTCGCGCCGCCGCcgggggcgggggccgggccggggcagccccgcggggccgggggcgctCGGCGGCTCCTGA